The Gemmatimonadota bacterium genomic sequence CGCTCAGAATGAACAGGTAGAACGACCGGCTTCCCAGTTCCTGCAGGGCGTCCAGCCCGACCACAGACCGCAACGACGCCTTCCTCCCCGCGGCGGCCGGCGGCGTCCGACCGAGCGTGAAGCTGTACAGCCCCATGACCACGCCGGCTGCCCCGGTCGTGTAGAGCGGCCAGGCCGTCTCTTCGGGAATGACCCCGCCCGTGAACAGCCCAAGGACGAAGCTGATGAAGAGACCCGCGGCGATCCAGCCGACCGTGCCGAACACCCGGATCAGCGGATACTGCGCTTCCCGGTCCTCGATCCGGTGAAACGTGATGGCGTTCACCAGGCCCAGGGTCGGCATGTAGCAGATGTTGTAGGCCAGCAGGAGGAGGATGAAGAGGAGCGGCGAATCCACGGCCCCGGGAACGAGCAGCATGACGCCGCCTGCCAGAATGTGCAGCCAGCCGAGGATCCGTTCCGGCGCGAAATAGCGGTCCGCCACCAGGCCCAGGAAGAAGGGAGAGATGATCGCGGCCACCGGATTTACCGTGTAGGGCCAGTGGGTCAGGTCTCCCATCCCGTGGGCGCTCATGTAGACGGCGATCGTCGTGAACCAGGCCCCCCAGATGAAGAACTGGAGGAACATCATGAGACAAAGGGATGGGGACATGGAATCCTGGTTTTATGGGCCAGTCCGGGCCGCCTGGTTTGCCGGTGCCGCCGGTGCCGCCGGGCAGACCGGGACGCGGCCAGCGGTGGACACCGGGACTACCTGCCGACCTTGTAGCCGTAGCCTACGGCGATCCACGCCTTGACCGGCTGCTGCCGCAAGGTGGCGGGATGATACCGGGAAGCGAAGATCTTCTGGAGCAGCAAATCGTCGATCTCGGCGTATCCTGTTGATTCGATCATGGTGGCGTCCACGACCTCCCCCTCTTCATCGATCAGCAGCTCGAACCGGACGATGCTGTCCTTCACGTGGCGAAGGTTCCGCGGGATTTCCCTCCGGGAGATGCTCATGTTGAGCCGGCGCGGTATGGGCGGCGTGTCGTATTTCCACGTGCCGTCGCCGCCGTCGCCGAGGCCGCCCGTACCGCCGCTCCCGGTTCCTCCCTCGACGCCTCCCACAACGCCCGATCCCGCCATGCCGGTCTCGTCGCCGGGTTCGCTTTCGGTATCCATGGCGACGGCCACGGCTCTTTCCATCTCCTCCTGGGAAGCGATCTCGTGCTCTTCGGCGATCAGGCTGTCGTCGATCGGTTCGGGTATCCCCACGACCACGGGAACGGGCACACCCTGGCTCATGATATCGTCACCGGGATCCTCCGGCGGCTCGAGCCGTCCGGGACGGCCACCACCCTGCTCCGACGTGAGCAGCCTGGCCGGATCGATGAGGTCGATCAGGTGATCGGGATAGGGCAGGATCTCGAGCTCCACCATGGGCTCGAAGTCGATCCGGCTGTAGATGTATATGCCACCTGCGGCGAAGAAATGCAGGAAGGCGGCGAACCAGACTCCGGCGCCGAGAAACCGGCGCGAGAACCGCTTTAGCGGGTGGGGAACCAGATCCTCGACCTCGTACCGATCCAGGTACCGTCCGATCCGGTTTGCGTACTGTGCGGACCACGCGAACCATGCGGTCCGTTCGGACCGTGCTGACCGCTCAAATCGCCTGTTCATGGGAGGTCATCTCGGGGGGCGGCCACGAAGGCCCGACGGGAGAAAACTGACTGCTCGGTTTATGCCCATAAGTTCCACCGCGCCAGTCGTACTGTCAAGGTTTTTGCCCGCATCGAAGGGGTGCTGCGACCCCGCTGGATGCTGCCATAAAACGCTTGACAGGGACCCACCCCGGTTTCATCATGCCTTACGTTTTCAGGTTCGTCCCGCCTTGCCGGGTGAACCGGTATCCGCTGCGGTTTCCACGAATTCACGACGGTGTTCATCCCACGGTCATCCGGACCGGGCGTCACGGGTGGCCGTGATGCCGTTTACCGGACGGGGATCATGCTCATGAGCGT encodes the following:
- a CDS encoding nucleoside permease: MSPSLCLMMFLQFFIWGAWFTTIAVYMSAHGMGDLTHWPYTVNPVAAIISPFFLGLVADRYFAPERILGWLHILAGGVMLLVPGAVDSPLLFILLLLAYNICYMPTLGLVNAITFHRIEDREAQYPLIRVFGTVGWIAAGLFISFVLGLFTGGVIPEETAWPLYTTGAAGVVMGLYSFTLGRTPPAAAGRKASLRSVVGLDALQELGSRSFYLFILSALLLCIPLAFYYNFTQIYLGATGFTNIAGTQTLGQFSEVFLMLCMPFFFRRLGVKRMLLIAMVAWIIRYGLFSLGAPDALWTLIVTGIILHGICYDFFFVTAHVYMDQQATPANRGQAQGLFVLVSSGLGMLIGAQIAGRVYNAFLGSTGSLSLSDWQVFWILPAALVVLVLILFAAGFKAEKRPSG